The genomic stretch TGTGTACTTTCCCTAAAGTTTCTGATAATTGCAGGTAGTTACATTCAAGTTTTTAAAATTAGACCTATCTCCCTTGCTCTCACGGTATAAATAACAATGTAGACCAAAATGCTAGGTTCTcctcaaaaatcctaaaatagCATTGTGGTTATAATTAGAaacaccaaaaaagaaaagaaaagaaaagaatggtTCTCCATATCTATTTCATCAGTTCATTCTTACTACGACTGCTGCAAAACCCATTACCCTGCTAAATCAATTAAGCAAGCACTCAACTCAATCCTAATATTTTCAAGCAACTCTAGCAGTTCTAGCAATTTTAGTATTCTACCAAACCCATTCAGCAAGTACTCAACTAAATTTCGAAATTTCCAAGCAACTCTAGCAATTCCAGTGATTTCACCTATCCAAAATCCTTTTGTTACCTAAATTCTGCTACAAATTATTAAATCAAGTAAAACCGCTAGGGATTAAGGTAGTGCCATAAGTCTAGAAATCTATAGCAGTATGTCAAATCTGTATAAGGTAGTGCCATAAGTCTAGAAACTGGCTTAGGGGTCCAAAgttgaaacaaaaataagttaTGGATGCGAATGTGAATTTGGCTTGTTGGTGAATGGTTAGTGATATGGACGTTCGTAGAATGTAAGTTAATGAAAGGGTCAAAGTGGGATGAAGATGAAAGTTTAGCATGCAATTTATCTAATATTGAAATCCAAGGTTCAAAGTGAGAATTAATTTGAATTAAGGGAGTGCAAAATGGAAGTCCTATTAGCTTGGCGCCGATTAAGAGTTAACTATTATTCTCAATTGGGAACAGAACAGATGTATTTTACATGATGCTTGATTACCttcaaaattttagctgtaAGACAATCTTCACACCATTCACCAAGAAGCAGTATACATTATTTATTCGAAGgccaagaaaggaaaaaagatataGTCTAAGGAGTTGCTAGATCTTTTTTGCCAGCTTTAAAAATCTGTTCAGTTGGCATGTGAACTTTTACTCCAGAAAGAAGCCATAGAATAGCGAGAACGATTTGGCGTCAGGAATTGCTGAGCATCCACTTGCATGGAACTCCGGGATGTTAAACGACAAGGGACCAAATTTTTGTATATACTTCTTTCGTCCCATGTATTTGCATCTACATGCTTTTGGATTTGTGTGTCCCAAAACTATCATTCATCGAAATTAACAAAACAACTTGTCCACTTTGTAAGTGTTGCTTTCCTGCTccaataaaataatatattcaTGTAATTGATGTGGGTTGAGAACATAAGTTTTAGGGTTAATACCACTTTGTCCCCTCAAACTTTGGACGGTTACCCACTTTAGtctctaaacttcaaaatgagatacttaagtccctaaatttataaatacctctcacttaaggaaaattgttaacaaatcttgaatgccgttggtggtcgaagtgtcccattttataaggatttagggatttaagtatcccattttataagtttagggacttaagtgggaagtatttataagtttagaaacttaagtgtcccattttgaagtttagggactgaagtgggtaatcgtccaaagtttggagGGACAAAATGGAATTAACCCTAAGTTTTATTTGTCAAAGAATAAGAGGCATTCAATCTAATATGCAAATTCGGGTGTAGTAATTTGATAAATGAAATGATATTCAATATATTGCTGAGCATATTTATATGTCAAAACGTTGCAATATTAAATTAAACGATTGTACTTTtgcaaagaaataaataatttggTATGTATCCTCATTAAtagaatgaaaaagaaaaaaaatttaaaaacaatGTGCGCTACAAAAATTTGCAAATTGACTTATTAGGTCAACAAAATAGGAGTTTAGACAAATATATAGCAGGACTTGGCTCATTTGTACTGGATTTTTCCTCAATTCAAGTATGCATGACACTTATTTTCAATTATTAATAAAGATTACaattagtcaaatttaaaatgacCATATATATTCCTTCCTAATAAATGAAAACATATGTTATGTATCTAAATGTGCAttttagaaaatgaagaaaaaatgcatTCCAAAGGAGCCAATCCCAGATATAGCAATTGAGCTATGAGAAACTTCGTATGCCTATCTTAAAATATTGCCTATGAAACTTTTCACAGGTAGAAACCTTTAATTGCAATGCCAAATTTCCTCGTTAAAGAATTTGTTTCATCACACATTCACACCAGGTCAGAAGAGGGTACAGGATTTTGGCAACGAACAGGATACATTTAACGACGATTGTTGCTGCTATCATCTAGAACAGTTTTTGTCAGAAAAAGTCCAATTATTATCTATGAACCAAGAAATTTGTGGCCTATTCATTATTCAAGCGACAAATACCAAATTTTGTCGTCAATTACCTTTGCTGGCGCGGATTTGCCAGCGATCTTGGCTACCATATTATATCGTCGGCGATTGTGTTTTACTATGATTTTATGATAAATTCGTGTATGATTGCCAATTTCCAAGTAGATGTCTGTTTGTAACACTTTCAATAGAAAAAATTCCACTGTGTAGTGTAATGTGAAAATGTACATTTTTTGGGCCAAGTGTTTTATTATTAGAAGGATctctttgaaaattttcatatttataaGGGTGAAAAATTTGTTTTGCTATATTTCCAAGGGGCGTTGGCCCCTCTACGTCTTCTTCCATATATTTGTAGAAGCAAACGCTTTTGAAGCCAAGTCAAATAATTGGAGTCAAACCATTTCTTTCTATCAACCTCTTCTAAATTTTCTATCCCACCTCTGCTTAGTCCCTATTACATTGCTAAGTGCCATTAAATAAACCTAAGTCATCATAATCCTAAACCTTTCAAATGTGGCTACGTcaacagaaaaaagaaattattgtaACGAAAAGCAATAATAACAGAAAACAAAAGTGGTGAAGAAGAACCCTAAAAAGCCTCCAAAATCATGGTAAAACAATTCTTAAAAAGAGCTGCATGAATACCcaataaaaatttttaggaACATATTACAACCAAATTTAGGGGCGTACTGTGTCAAAATGTCGGAGTTTGTGGAGTGCAAATTTGAAGCGAACAATAAGTTAGGGGTGTAGGTGAAACTTGATCAGCTAACTAACAGGTTGTGATGTGTATGTAAAATCCATCAACTTTCTCAATGCAGTTAAACAAAGAGTTAAAGTGGGGCAAATATGAAAGCTTAGAGTACTGTAATGTGtctaaaattaaaattcaaaGCATAAAATGAGAATCAGTTATAGGGTATGGGGTACAAGGTGGAATTAGTCCAATTAATGTTAGTATCCAACTAATTTGGCTTGCTCAGTCATAAGGACTTATTTTCCATTTTCGCTTTATTTCAAAGATATTAATTTAGTTTACTACCTGAATTTTCCACAAAAGACTTCAATTTGAGAAATCATACATGAACATTACAAAAGTCGTTCAAATAGCACTTTAGATATGTGGCTGCTCCTAGTTTCCTTGGAACAATGGGCCATGTAGTAGAATGCTTTTGCAACTGTCAGAAATGTTTGCTTGACCATTTGGCATACGTTCTCAGGGGGGCTTTGAAGCACCAATCGAACAATTTCTTGCATGTCAGCTTCAATCTCTGTGGATCTGATACAACCGTGTGAACCGCCATTCATCTCTGGGAACACCATATGAATTTCCTAATGATCATAGCCCAATTGGTTCGGATTTATGACGAAAAAAGGAGAAGAAGCTACTTTCACAAATTTATATAGAATATGTAAATGCATCAGAAACTATATGTAATAGGGCGCTGGAATTCGAATAAATTGGTTGGAAATTATAATTCAAGGAAAATAAAATTCGTAAGTAGGGGCATGTCTACCCAGGAGCAACATTTTGTTAGTTATAGGTTGGAAATAAATGTCATAGCTAAAAGATTGTAAATTTCATAGCACATTTTGACTGCCATaccttttgatttttctgatgTTGGCGAAGCTGATTACAAACTTTATCCGTGAGGTGTGACAAATGCTTGTAGTCGTCATTGTACAGCATCTCCTTTGAACACATTATCCTTCCAGTGGACAGGTTCAGAATCTGCACTATCAATGTTGCCTCATTTGGGTATTCACCCATTTTCATATTCAATGCTGTTGTCAACCACGCCTCCCACTATCAAGTTTCAAAAGTAAATTCAAAATACTACAACTAACAGaatatacatttttataactaAGGACAGAATTTCTTGATGCAGTTTTAGTTTACTAAGAAATTAAAATTGGATTTACACCCAGATTTGGTTCAGTTACGTTTCTGTAGAAAACAATTCCAGTTCAAGTTTTGATGGGAAGCAAACAGGAGAGAAGAAAGGAAGctgtcaagaaaatttgctTCAAGCTCACCGCATCATTCAATTGCTGAGTTAGATCCCTCTCCAGCCCTTGAAATGTCTGAACTGAGAGATGGTGAATGAACTTTTGAATGTTTCGAAGTAGTCTCTCTCCCATCCTATCGGTTAGAAAATGACATTATACGACTAAATCGTAATCATCTCGTTTCTTACATTTCATTCCTTTcttgctttaaaaaaaaagtataaatcATAGCCAGCAACCTATTATTTGACATTTTAATTAGGTTTTATTTCTTGTAATGCAGATGTCTATTTGCGTGAAACTTATTTTCTCAACATTAGTTTTACTAGAAATAAGAATAATTTGTCGATCATATGATTCGTTTCTTTTCCATAAAgggatctttttcttttttgacctTTTGTTGTGACAATgtttgctttatttatttttcccccCTAAACACAAATCAGACTGATGAATTATCCTGACAACTGAAATAAACTCAAATGCTAAAAGGCATAGACTTATACTTACCTGTCTATCTTGTCAAGAGAGCTAAAAGAATTGCCTTTGAAAGCTGCAATGAATCGATTCCTCTGTTCTGTTGATGTAGCGACTTCATCAAAATATATTGTCAGAGACTGAGCAATTACCGTAGATTTAGCCCATGCCAGTCTCTCTATTGACCTTTCTGGCTCATATAAGCTTGCAGCAGCTAGAAAATAGGCATCCAAAAGGTTCTCTATACTGATCCCGAATTCGGGAAGGTTGCTTTCTGCCCACCACCTTTATCAATTATAAAGTGTCAATTAAGACCATATAGTAAATGGATACTAATCACAGAGTGTACTTAAAGAAGAAGGTGTACGAACGTTTTGTGAATACATACTGCTGCATGTTGATCCACTCAAGTTGATGCTGAGCCTGACACTCGTTGTAATCTAGTTTGGCAAGCTCCAGATAAATATTGTTGCTAATTTCGGCCACCCTAGGAAAATAAGCTGTTATCAGATTTGCCAAGTGAAATCTTAATGTAACATGAAGATTTACATTGACCAACTAAAATGACGAGATTTACAGATCTTGATTTAAAAAAAGCTGGTTAATTGCTGATCATTAATAATCCAAAATTGCTTCAAAATCCAGGCCAACTTAGCAGATGTACACTACTTACCGTGATGCGTGCATTCCCCctacacccccccccccccggccctcgccccaaaaaaaaatccaaaatcaagaaaaagtgGAGGTAAATTTCTAAACAACCATTTGGAGTCTGTTTGGAAGGCCTGTTTTAGACACAATTTTTCTTCGATTTCGTCTACAATAACATCTAAAAACAccataaaatttttaaaatacataACCGAGAACATCCAAAAGTACACACCATTGGATACTAATTGAACTTTGCAAacgaaacatttcaataattaacGATGGCCATGTAAGAGCATTTTGGATAAACATTGATGCAAATTAAATTTTTTGACACAAAGCAtacaaaaaaaaacttgttaATGCAGCACTTCGATTTTCTCTTTGGATGGATAACTGAATTCTGTATCAAGGTTTATACCACCATAAAAACTATAAATTTCCTGCTTTCgaatttatctatttatttgttTCTTGTGAACTTCTCTAAACATAGATACTTCTGaacttttgtttgtttttcaaattcattagcCAGCCGAGCTAGACTTAGATCAAATATTGAAATCACCTGTATAATGTTTTGCCAACCCAAACATCATCAGCACCACTATAATGCTCTACATAGAACCTGGCTTCAACCCGAGGTAAGTTAGCATACCATGGTATTCCAATTCCATAAGTTATCTGCACAATAGAGTAGCGTTTTATTTAATATCTAAAAATAATTAACATTAAAACTataatgaattcaaatttgtTATTTCCTTCAAATTGCACCTCGCCAGGAATGTCCTTGGAAATAACCCACTTATCTACAAATTTGTTATTTGCTACCCTTTCCTTCAAAAAGTTGTAGGAGAATCTTTTGGCTTCGTCAAGTATATTCTCACTAGGAAATTGAACTTGAGAAGCCTTATAGAGATTTAGGATCGTCGTTGGAGATTCATTAAGCTCACCGCCAAGGCAAACGAACTTGCCTTGTTTCCTGAAGTGCTTAAAAACATCTATAGAAGCATACAAAGAAAGAAATGTTGAAAATgagttgacaaaaaaaaaaatctcaaccCATTTAACTTCAAGAATGTCAAATTTGTTTCTGTTCTTGGACCATAGACATTCCAATACAGTTCTAGGATCGTCGAGTGTGAATAATTAAAACTATTTGCATTGTTGTTAAATaccaaaaagttaaaaaagaaaaccTTGTATAATATTAGCAGTAAGAAGTTTTATGACTTAAAGGAGGTCAGGATGTGCAACTTAGTTTGTAACTCATATGAACATCTTGAATGACAGATGGATTTATGTAAAGAATACGAAATTCTATATATCCCAAGAGAAAAGAAACTGTTCAAAAGAAACACACTAGCTATATGATAACAGAAATATgccgaaaaaagaaaaagaaaaagagaacttTCAATCTAGCTAATAACAACCTACCAGGGTTGACATTGTAGCCCAATAACCTTAGAAGCCTGAAACCCATAGAGGTGTCATCCAAATCATAAACTCTTGCATTTCTTCCACTAAATACTCCATTTTCAGTCCAATAtctgaattaaaaaaaaaaccattttgCAAGTAGACAAGTATACGTAACTCTTGAGTAGAGCCTAgcaattttaaattcttttgcTCATAATCTAATAAGCCATTATGTTTTCTCACCTGTATACATAGTCCAGACAGTCCTTAATCTCCAGCTTGAAGAAACGAGAAATTCCAAGGCGTTGCAAGCGATCAACGGCCCAAAGTCGTGAGAACACATCAATCGGATAGACGGTAGGTGCTGAAGAGTGAGATGACTAAATTTAGCAAATACGGGAAATTCTAGTCTAGCCATTCAATTGCAGTTTCATAGTTTGCTTGCTTATCACCACTGGATAAGAAGAGGTGAATATAGTAGGAGTAGTAAATTACCTCCACCATTGAATTTTGTGATAATAACGTTGAGATACTTCAAACAGTTGTTATCTTTGGTCTGCATAAGTGCAAAGGCAGTTGAAGATGGAGAAGTCAAGAATGATCCTTCTTCTGTTTGTAGCTTCAACAGCTTTTCCCAATTTAGGTCTTCTAATCCTTCCAAATTGTAAAGTATTGGAGTTGGTATTTCATGCATTAGGTCCTTTGGAATCCTATGATCCAATTAATAAGGGTAAACATACAGTATAACTAGTGAAAATTAATGATCACCACTTTATCACAAAATATCTTCTAATCTTACCTCCTTCCATACTCATATTATGCCTGTATAATACACGTTTGTACATGCCATTCAAAAAAAACTTTCGTATTTCATACATCTAAaaaatacttgtaattttcaattAACCATATAAAACACGTAATAAATTTTTAAGGCATTATACTTCACGAATTATActtcaatttttcaaaaaattttaaaatttgaataagAATAATGACATACTTCTTGAGTTATATAGAAAATAAGAGCAATATATATATCAAGAAAATGGTAGATGGATACATATTTGAATAACAAGGTgataaattttaattaaatgtaaTGTCTCATACATAAAAATAAGTTTAAGATTAGGATATATGTAGCATAGTCTTAGAAATCTATAGTATATTTATCCATACTTTTAGTTttgtaattttcaaatatatttgtattattCATGTATGAATTTATATGTGTAATTTTGCTGAACACGTATTTTTATGTCGAACTTTTCATCGtacttttgagaaaaaaattcaTATAACATGCTTACGTATAATATCTCATATTTTACCCATCTTATATTTTACTAACTATGATTAAAATTGTTACCTTGTTACAACTATTGGTACATTTTTTAAAACTTATTAATGCATTGtaaaaattgtttttgtttttaacaaAAACAATTTGTTAATTAGGGTGGGAGAGTTGGTTGGATTGGATGATAAGTTGGCAAGAATTATAAGTAGGAGGTCTTGAATTCAAATCCTTccacttataaaaaaaaaaaaaaaaaaaaaagaaggaagatgggCTAATACCTTGCAAATTTTAAAGATCTCAAACGAAAGATCTCTCTTAGAAATGGAGCATCATGGGGAATCTCAATGCCCAAACTACGAGCTCTTTCAACAAGAGGAGGAAATACAACTTCAAATCCACAAGTCATGCTATCTAAATCTTCCTTTCCCAGTTTGGATAAGTTCTCCTTGAAAAATCTCGTTCCTGATCAATAGACAATATGTAATTTCGTAGTTAATGCATACTCAGGTCTTGATCTTGAATAAAACCTTGGTTAGCTAATCATCGGTTGTTACCCTTTTCACTCTTGTCTGGATGATTATTCCATGATCTCAATGCAATTACACAAGCTAGAGTATTCAATAGTCGATCACACACAGAAAATAGTGCATCACCCCAAGAACCATCAGAGAGTTGATTTTGTGCAATCCACTCAAGGGAGGATGGAAATTGAGGAGTGCCACTTCCatcaatattttcaataagAGAAACCCATGCTGTGTCATAAGGTGAGATACTTATTCTTCCATCTTCAACGGTGC from Coffea eugenioides isolate CCC68of chromosome 8, Ceug_1.0, whole genome shotgun sequence encodes the following:
- the LOC113780513 gene encoding copal-8-ol diphosphate hydratase, chloroplastic-like gives rise to the protein MDSNGSIAQYQSSVGEVWRDLALRLHFVAKKAIAYIRRILSTVEDGRISISPYDTAWVSLIENIDGSGTPQFPSSLEWIAQNQLSDGSWGDALFSVCDRLLNTLACVIALRSWNNHPDKSEKGTRFFKENLSKLGKEDLDSMTCGFEVVFPPLVERARSLGIEIPHDAPFLREIFRLRSLKFARIPKDLMHEIPTPILYNLEGLEDLNWEKLLKLQTEEGSFLTSPSSTAFALMQTKDNNCLKYLNVIITKFNGGAPTVYPIDVFSRLWAVDRLQRLGISRFFKLEIKDCLDYVYRYWTENGVFSGRNARVYDLDDTSMGFRLLRLLGYNVNPDVFKHFRKQGKFVCLGGELNESPTTILNLYKASQVQFPSENILDEAKRFSYNFLKERVANNKFVDKWVISKDIPGEITYGIGIPWYANLPRVEARFYVEHYSGADDVWVGKTLYRVAEISNNIYLELAKLDYNECQAQHQLEWINMQQWWAESNLPEFGISIENLLDAYFLAAASLYEPERSIERLAWAKSTVIAQSLTIYFDEVATSTEQRNRFIAAFKGNSFSSLDKIDRMGERLLRNIQKFIHHLSVQTFQGLERDLTQQLNDAWEAWLTTALNMKMGEYPNEATLIVQILNLSTGRIMCSKEMLYNDDYKHLSHLTDKVCNQLRQHQKNQKEIHMVFPEMNGGSHGCIRSTEIEADMQEIVRLVLQSPPENDTERSIRTIQGLLNKVELSISAYDTTWAAMLPSGGLKKQEVGSWSLDSKDCQLVEDSISSRLASLLSLRRWRGDTIEKLGLEPYFRREIERILDETYKSWQKKNEEIFSDVSCCAMAFRFLRLRGYDVSAVSPMFTNVTTILELYKASQLIMYPNEEPLERIQAWTTTYLKDQLLNQSIIDKKLHKEVEFTLKNYHGTLARVLNRRCIELYDIDKHHILKTSYRDLLTLAIQDFNSCQALHQAELQILERWYEKNELQSSRIPKRVLQSSYFMITADAFEPELSDARISYAQTCVLVTVVDDLFDNCAPREELVNLIQLVKKWDKNSFTQCCSKQVKLFLLALYNTVDELAEKAFVHQGRCIKQDLISMWQELLEGMLTELDWWRENSAPTIDEYLSVGRTTIGAKICVLTGAYFLGPKLSEDILNSEEMKSLWTHASTVGRLLNDIQTQQVFDNNMLNCPSRIHCAKNTGR